Proteins co-encoded in one Streptococcus parauberis NCFD 2020 genomic window:
- a CDS encoding APC family permease: MTIFRKKNNSVSKTEMRRHLKVNDLIFLGLGSMVGTGIFTITGIGAAQYAGPALMISIVISALAISILALFYAEFASRIPANGGAYSYVYATLGEFPAWIVGWYIIMEFLTAISSVAVGWGSYLKGLLSSYGIVIPKVLNGTFNPSQGTYIDILPVLVMLAVMSVVLMNSKTALRFNSLLVILKFSALFLFIIVGIFFIKPENWSNFAPFGLGKIYGGQSGIFAGASVMFFAFLGFESISMTVDEVKDPQKTIPKGIALSLMIVTVLYIIVTMILTGIVHYTKLNVPDAVSFALRSIGIGWAANYVSIVAVLTLITVCISMTFALARIVYSISRDGLLPRSLSKITKKSFVPKNATILVCILAMVCAGLVPLASLAEFVNICTLAYLIIMSIAIIKLRKDMGNPKKGEFKTPFVPFLPILAIIICLSFMSQYMKVTWIAFITTTVIGTLIYIIYGYKNSTENK, from the coding sequence ATGACAATTTTTCGAAAAAAGAATAATAGTGTAAGTAAAACTGAAATGAGAAGGCATTTAAAAGTAAATGACTTGATATTTTTAGGCCTAGGTTCGATGGTTGGAACGGGTATATTTACAATAACAGGTATTGGTGCTGCACAGTATGCAGGACCAGCATTGATGATTTCAATTGTAATTTCAGCACTAGCCATAAGTATTTTAGCTTTATTTTATGCTGAATTTGCTTCTCGTATACCTGCAAATGGTGGAGCTTATAGTTATGTCTATGCAACTTTAGGAGAATTTCCTGCTTGGATAGTAGGCTGGTATATCATAATGGAATTTTTAACTGCAATTTCAAGTGTTGCAGTGGGATGGGGAAGTTATTTAAAAGGCCTTCTTAGTAGTTATGGAATAGTGATTCCTAAGGTGTTAAATGGGACTTTTAATCCCAGTCAAGGAACTTATATTGATATTCTTCCTGTACTTGTTATGCTCGCCGTAATGTCTGTTGTTTTAATGAATAGTAAAACTGCATTAAGATTCAACAGTTTATTAGTAATTCTAAAGTTTTCAGCATTGTTCTTGTTTATAATTGTTGGTATCTTCTTTATTAAACCTGAAAATTGGTCTAATTTTGCACCATTTGGTTTAGGAAAAATTTACGGTGGTCAGTCTGGTATTTTTGCAGGGGCATCAGTTATGTTTTTTGCCTTTTTAGGATTTGAATCAATTTCTATGACTGTTGATGAAGTTAAGGATCCACAAAAAACAATTCCAAAAGGAATTGCTCTATCTTTAATGATAGTAACTGTTCTCTATATAATTGTAACAATGATTTTAACAGGAATTGTTCATTACACCAAACTGAATGTTCCTGATGCAGTTTCGTTTGCTCTTAGAAGTATTGGAATAGGTTGGGCTGCTAACTATGTATCAATTGTTGCAGTTCTAACATTAATCACTGTTTGTATATCAATGACTTTCGCTCTTGCTAGGATTGTGTATTCAATTAGTCGTGATGGCCTCCTACCAAGAAGTCTTAGTAAGATTACAAAGAAAAGCTTTGTTCCAAAAAATGCGACAATTTTAGTTTGTATTTTAGCTATGGTATGTGCAGGTTTAGTTCCATTAGCAAGCTTGGCAGAATTTGTAAATATCTGTACCTTGGCATATTTGATTATAATGTCCATCGCAATTATTAAATTAAGAAAAGATATGGGAAATCCCAAAAAAGGAGAATTTAAAACACCGTTTGTACCTTTTCTTCCTATATTAGCAATTATTATTTGTTTGTCATTCATGAGTCAATATATGAAAGTAACATGGATTGCATTCATTACGACAACGGTTATTGGGACACTAATTTATATCATATACGGTTATAAAAATTCAACAGAAAATAAATAA